The Campylobacter concisus DNA window CAGTTGAATTAAATAATGAATACAAACAAGGCGTTGACTGGAGTAAATTTGAGCTTGGATTTAATACATACATTGGCAATTCAAGAAACAATCCGAGTTCAAGTGCAACTTGGACAAATAAAGGCAATAGCCTAAGTGATGGATTTGGACGCACATTAAATATCGCAGCTAATTTAAATTTCAGCCTTGATGGAATGATAAATTTTCTTGAAACAAATGGAAAGACAAAGGTTATATCAAGCCCAAAAGTAACAACACTTAATAATCAGCAAGCACTAATCTCAGTTGGCGATAACATAAACTACCGTGTTCAACAAAAAACTGACAATGGAAACAGCAATAGTGATAGGCTGACAACTACTTACAAACAATACTCTGTTTTTATTGGCATATTATTAAATTTATTACCAGAAGTTTCTGATAATAACAAAATCATGCTTCGAATCAATCCATCACTTAGTAACTTTAAATACGCTGAAGACGACACAAGACAAAATGCGTTAAGAGAGATTGCTCCAGATACGGTGCAAAAGAAGCTATCAACTGTTGTTCAAGTTGATAGCGGTGATACTATTATTCTTGGTGGATTAATAGGCCAGACAAAGGGTAAAAATAATACTTCTGTACCTCTTCTTTCTGATATCCCCCTTATAGGCGGAGTCTTTAAAAGCACAAGAGACAATATAAAAACAACAGAGCTTATCTTTGTCATCACTCCTCATGTAGTTGATTTTGACAAAAAAAAGCCACTTAATCAATCATTAAAAGACTTAGGTTTTTCTAAAACGATCTATGAATAACAAGAATATTTATACAGATATAAAAAATATCTTTATCAACGAAGACGAAGTAGCTGATTTTGTTAATCTAGATAACTCAATCACTTGTTACAATAAGATCGTCTCGGCTCTAAAAAAGCCATTAAAACTTATACTTTTTTATGGCAAGCCTGGCAGTGGAAAGACCTTTTTGTTAAACAAGATAGCCTCTGATCTTCAAAAGGATAAAAAATTAATTTTTTTCCCGCATCCTTTTTTTAGCGAAGCTACATTTATAGAAGCTCTTTGTGAAGATATATACGGAAATAAACTTGATAATATAAATAATTTTGAAAGTTTTGTTACACACTACTCAAAAGAATTTAAAAATAAAGATGAAATTTTACAAAACCAAATAGTCGTCATCCTGGATGAAGCGCAGCTTTATCCTACTGAATTGATCGAAAAAATAAGGCTTATGGCCGATACAAGATTATTTAAATTTCTATTTACTATTCATAAAACTGAAAATGAAGATGTGTTAGCAAAGGACTATTTTCAAACCAGAATTTGGGAGAGTATAGAGCTTGGAAGTGCAAACACGAATGAAATCATAGTCTATTTACAAAGAAAAATAGGACAAAAAGGCTACGATAAATACCTAAATTTTCAGAAAAAAGACTATGACAAAGCCTATGAACTTTGTTGCGGAAATCTACGCACACTAAATAAAATTATGTATAAATTTTATGAAATTTGTGAATATTACGAACAAAATCAGCCATCAAAATTAAGTAGCGAGGACGCAAATATTAAAATTTTGACAATGTCTGCACTTGATACAGGAATAATTCATGCTTGAATTACAAGAAATTCAAAGACTAGAAAAGCTCTATGAAGAGTACGAAAAAAAGAATAAAAATAGCTTTTTAAAATTTTTGTCAAATAAAAAGCTAGGTCTTTTAATAATTACAACCTTGCTAATTGCTTTTATCTTTGGTATTTTTTTATTTTTCTCAAATACCAAAAACAAAAAAGAGACAACCAATACTCCAACTTTAGTTGAGAAAAATTTGACAATACAAACAGATATAAAAGAAAAAAATATAGCCTTTGCTGAAACTAATGTCAGCAAAAATATTTTAGAAGATGGCAAACAAAAAAGTGAGCAGGCAAAAGAGAGATTTGAATCAGATAAGAAGCAAGATGAGCTTGCCGAGAAAATAGCCAAAAAGCTAGAACAATCCATAAAGCTAAATGAAGATAATAAAGAGCAGGCATCAGATAAAAAACAAAGAAGTGGTGGCGGTTGGCTAAAGCTAAATTTACCAACTGAAAATGAAAATATACAAAACGAACAGCATCTACCAAATGAAGAGGTAATAGAATTAGAACCAAAGGCAAAGCCAAAAATTGATATTCAAATTTCAAGTGAAAACAATGAAATTTCTATGCTAAAAGAAGATTTTAATAAAAATAAAAATCCAGAAATCGCCCTTAAAATAGCAAGAAAATGCTATCAAGACAAAAGATATAGCGACACTATAAAATGGGCACTATCGGCAAATAATTTAGATAGTAGCATTGAGGATTCTTGGGTTATGTTTGCTAAGGCAAAATATATGCTAAAACAAAAAGATGACGCATTGCGTGCATTAGAAGAATATAATAAAAATAAAAATAAGCCAGAAATAAATGAGCTAATAAATAAGATAAAAAGTGATACCTTGTGAAATTTTTACTTATTATATTTTTATCTTTAAATGCCTTTGCGCTTGGAGCGGCTGACATTAAAAGTTATTTTGAAAAGGCTGAATATCCTAAAATTTGTAATCAAAAAATACAAGATCTTTTAAAAGATTCACAAAATGAAGAATTTCTTAATATCTTTGGCATATCTTGCTTAAAAACAAATGATATAGATAGGCTCGCTCTTCCAGCAAGCAAACTATCAAAAACACAAAGTTCAAGAGAGAATGCAGCATATTTTGCTGATATATTGCTTAAAAAAAA harbors:
- the mshL gene encoding pilus (MSHA type) biogenesis protein MshL, coding for MLRLRLNKILIIGALICLNMNYTSANESSCLSKNFNMKISDDVALVDVLNQLSEMCNFSIVAKDTYSKTELKDKVFGVNIRNMSLSEVFDLLLSEKNLSYEFSNNVLKISSLKTQIFKLDYITSIREGTAVTQASVDATPSEISSGSSSSDNSQDDSSQGSSNLIKTTERFDFWEKLDAELKAILNNSSEHITAPDPIINQNAGLITVTATPSQLKRVEKYIDEMQKRLKKQVIIDVSIISVELNNEYKQGVDWSKFELGFNTYIGNSRNNPSSSATWTNKGNSLSDGFGRTLNIAANLNFSLDGMINFLETNGKTKVISSPKVTTLNNQQALISVGDNINYRVQQKTDNGNSNSDRLTTTYKQYSVFIGILLNLLPEVSDNNKIMLRINPSLSNFKYAEDDTRQNALREIAPDTVQKKLSTVVQVDSGDTIILGGLIGQTKGKNNTSVPLLSDIPLIGGVFKSTRDNIKTTELIFVITPHVVDFDKKKPLNQSLKDLGFSKTIYE
- a CDS encoding transformation system protein encodes the protein MLELQEIQRLEKLYEEYEKKNKNSFLKFLSNKKLGLLIITTLLIAFIFGIFLFFSNTKNKKETTNTPTLVEKNLTIQTDIKEKNIAFAETNVSKNILEDGKQKSEQAKERFESDKKQDELAEKIAKKLEQSIKLNEDNKEQASDKKQRSGGGWLKLNLPTENENIQNEQHLPNEEVIELEPKAKPKIDIQISSENNEISMLKEDFNKNKNPEIALKIARKCYQDKRYSDTIKWALSANNLDSSIEDSWVMFAKAKYMLKQKDDALRALEEYNKNKNKPEINELINKIKSDTL
- a CDS encoding ATP-binding protein; this encodes MNNKNIYTDIKNIFINEDEVADFVNLDNSITCYNKIVSALKKPLKLILFYGKPGSGKTFLLNKIASDLQKDKKLIFFPHPFFSEATFIEALCEDIYGNKLDNINNFESFVTHYSKEFKNKDEILQNQIVVILDEAQLYPTELIEKIRLMADTRLFKFLFTIHKTENEDVLAKDYFQTRIWESIELGSANTNEIIVYLQRKIGQKGYDKYLNFQKKDYDKAYELCCGNLRTLNKIMYKFYEICEYYEQNQPSKLSSEDANIKILTMSALDTGIIHA